Proteins from a single region of Fundidesulfovibrio putealis DSM 16056:
- a CDS encoding substrate-binding domain-containing protein, translating into MKKSLFVIVACCFMVFAGSFALAQQDDSNKLSVFHAGSLSKAMADIGKAFTAETGTPVALTGSGSGSLRQRIEKGERPGVFASADMENPAVLASQGLADAPVPFTRNVLCVLAKKSVGITQANLVAKLTDPSVKLGTSTPVLDPGGDYAWKMFDMADALKPGAAAALKAKAIKLVGDPALAMPPMEYPRSQIAWHIEEGRADVFLVYLTTARLAVAELPGLEIIELPKALTVGAQYGLTVVAGANPEAAQFKAFVLGPKGQAILDGYGFQKP; encoded by the coding sequence GTGAAGAAGTCACTGTTCGTTATTGTTGCGTGTTGTTTCATGGTGTTCGCTGGGTCTTTCGCCCTGGCCCAGCAGGATGATTCAAATAAATTGTCCGTCTTCCACGCGGGGAGCCTGTCCAAGGCCATGGCGGACATCGGCAAGGCCTTCACCGCCGAGACCGGCACCCCCGTCGCGCTGACAGGCTCCGGCTCCGGCTCGCTGCGTCAGCGCATCGAAAAGGGCGAGCGCCCCGGCGTGTTCGCTTCCGCCGACATGGAAAATCCGGCGGTCCTGGCCTCCCAGGGACTGGCCGACGCGCCCGTGCCCTTCACCCGCAACGTCTTGTGCGTGCTGGCCAAAAAGTCCGTGGGGATAACCCAGGCGAACCTGGTGGCAAAGCTGACCGATCCCTCCGTGAAACTGGGGACCTCCACGCCGGTGCTCGATCCGGGCGGGGACTATGCCTGGAAGATGTTCGACATGGCGGACGCCCTGAAGCCGGGAGCGGCTGCCGCGCTCAAGGCCAAGGCCATCAAGCTCGTGGGTGACCCGGCCCTGGCCATGCCCCCCATGGAATACCCCCGCAGCCAGATCGCCTGGCACATCGAGGAAGGCAGGGCCGACGTGTTCCTGGTGTACCTCACCACAGCAAGGCTGGCCGTGGCTGAGCTGCCGGGCCTTGAAATAATCGAGCTGCCCAAGGCGCTGACCGTTGGCGCGCAGTACGGGCTGACAGTCGTGGCCGGGGCAAATCCTGAAGCCGCCCAGTTCAAGGCTTTCGTGCTTGGCCCGAAGGGGCAGGCCATCCTGGATGGCTACGGGTTCCAGAAGCCGTAG
- a CDS encoding molybdate ABC transporter permease subunit has protein sequence MTDLSAWLELLGQPRVMFPLALTAKAALLTMPLHLAAGLGLGAYLARKNAPFRGLIEMAVTLPLVFPPVAIGFALLLLLGRRSTAGGWLWDSFGVEVVFSFWGIVLSAFISGLPLIVRPVQSAIRSFPQRTVEAALMLGKTRTQAFFLVVLPNIRRTVATGLILAFGRSLGEVGITMMLGGNILGRTNTLSLEIYNAVSTGEFETALMLSVVLEAVSACIMLALKRLGAL, from the coding sequence GTGACGGACCTCAGCGCGTGGCTGGAGTTGCTCGGCCAGCCGCGCGTGATGTTTCCCCTCGCGCTCACCGCCAAGGCCGCCCTGCTCACCATGCCCCTTCATCTGGCAGCCGGGCTCGGCCTGGGGGCGTATCTCGCCAGAAAAAATGCCCCGTTTCGCGGCCTCATCGAAATGGCCGTGACCCTTCCGCTTGTGTTTCCCCCGGTGGCCATCGGTTTCGCCCTGCTCCTGCTACTGGGGCGCCGAAGCACGGCGGGCGGCTGGCTGTGGGACTCCTTCGGCGTCGAAGTGGTGTTCTCGTTCTGGGGGATCGTGCTGTCGGCTTTCATCTCGGGCCTGCCGCTCATCGTCCGGCCCGTCCAATCCGCCATCCGCTCCTTTCCGCAACGCACGGTGGAAGCCGCCCTCATGCTGGGAAAGACCCGGACCCAGGCCTTCTTCCTGGTGGTCCTACCCAACATCCGGCGCACCGTGGCCACAGGGCTCATCCTTGCATTCGGCCGCTCGCTCGGGGAGGTGGGCATCACCATGATGCTGGGGGGAAACATCCTGGGCAGGACCAACACCCTGTCGCTGGAAATCTACAACGCCGTCTCGACGGGAGAATTCGAGACCGCCCTCATGCTCTCGGTGGTGCTCGAGGCGGTCTCGGCTTGCATCATGCTGGCGCTCAAGCGCCTTGGGGCGCTGTAA
- a CDS encoding substrate-binding domain-containing protein yields the protein MDQSLYTPIKIVDAILPGASAKPELAKYLEFMGSPAAKSILVKHGL from the coding sequence ATGGACCAGAGCCTGTACACACCCATCAAGATCGTCGACGCGATCCTGCCGGGAGCTTCGGCAAAGCCCGAGCTGGCCAAGTACCTTGAATTCATGGGAAGCCCCGCCGCCAAGAGCATCCTGGTGAAACACGGACTGTGA
- a CDS encoding TrmH family RNA methyltransferase, producing the protein MERTDKRKQRILDVLARRQKDLALVLNNIHDPHNVSAVLRSCDAFGVGEAHLLYTDTAFPALGHKSSASAKKWVEIKRHKSAREMVTAFRDTGHQVLSTGFGPGAKALTDWDMTMPTAVILGNEHDGVAQELQTLVTDHIYIPMQGMVQSLNVSVAAAVILYEAFRQRMAKGMYEVPMLSEEEVQAKYESWIKK; encoded by the coding sequence ATGGAACGCACCGACAAGCGCAAGCAGCGCATTCTGGATGTATTGGCCCGCAGGCAGAAAGACCTGGCCCTGGTTCTGAACAACATCCACGACCCGCACAACGTCTCCGCCGTACTCAGAAGCTGCGACGCATTCGGCGTGGGCGAGGCGCATCTGTTGTACACAGACACGGCCTTTCCGGCCCTGGGGCACAAGAGTTCGGCCTCGGCCAAGAAGTGGGTGGAGATAAAGCGCCACAAGTCCGCCCGCGAGATGGTCACGGCGTTTCGGGACACAGGGCATCAGGTGCTTTCCACCGGGTTCGGGCCGGGCGCGAAGGCGCTCACGGACTGGGACATGACCATGCCCACGGCGGTGATCCTGGGAAACGAGCACGACGGGGTGGCCCAGGAGCTGCAAACCCTGGTGACGGACCACATCTACATCCCCATGCAGGGCATGGTGCAGAGCCTGAACGTGTCCGTGGCCGCGGCGGTCATTTTGTACGAGGCTTTCCGCCAGCGTATGGCCAAGGGGATGTATGAGGTGCCGATGCTCTCCGAGGAAGAGGTCCAGGCCAAGTACGAGAGCTGGATCAAGAAATAG
- a CDS encoding glycosyltransferase family 2 protein, which yields MSNSSPDVMGFFPEFDPRNLANLAGPLPTWALSTESSWQQWGLAEGIVRGAPGNQVLISAAAGILSWSWQERPLHAPTLALLITLDAQLGFLSPDNRAYLLALKKRLRPLPPNPTWEALVAEGDAASASAFLEQAVAGQNGASWLDEAWEQLVRLTDRDKAAALVSAGSGDPVLAERLLAELDAHHGVSADSDETSGAASPFAPWQCYMAGRRAFQTDRPAAAQHWKRLQAAMPWNANLTLLLWDTLNIAPHAPLPQERTAILAYSWNKAELIIQTLESVFASDIGDNPVFVLDNGSTDETPQAVRAACDRFGADRLHVVTLPVNVGAPAARNWLLSLPEVRACRFAAFLDDDVLLPRDWLAKLLNAALRHPECGTVGCSIRDHEHPHALQSADYHLLHRLPGEAGQEPGDRLRVFNNCTGTLDSGLFAYERPCLSVSGCCHLLDVSLLDSVGVFDVRFTPTQFDDLDRDIRSFLAGRPCLYAGHLSIDHVQRSSLRQASSPAQVAHILGNKIKLEAKYDDRQIDDMVKKNLEMVWRDLLTKQAALAQE from the coding sequence ATGAGCAACTCCTCCCCTGACGTTATGGGCTTTTTCCCCGAGTTCGATCCGCGCAATCTGGCGAACCTGGCCGGACCGCTGCCCACCTGGGCGCTCTCCACGGAAAGCTCCTGGCAGCAATGGGGGCTGGCCGAAGGGATAGTTCGGGGAGCCCCCGGCAATCAAGTGCTGATATCGGCTGCGGCGGGGATTCTTTCCTGGTCCTGGCAGGAGCGCCCCCTGCACGCCCCGACCCTGGCTCTTCTCATCACCCTGGACGCGCAGCTTGGATTTCTTTCACCCGATAACCGCGCCTACCTGCTGGCCCTGAAAAAGCGCCTGCGCCCCCTGCCCCCGAACCCGACCTGGGAGGCCCTCGTGGCCGAAGGCGACGCGGCATCCGCCAGCGCATTCCTGGAGCAGGCCGTGGCCGGACAGAACGGCGCGTCCTGGCTGGACGAGGCCTGGGAGCAGCTCGTGCGCCTGACCGACAGAGACAAGGCCGCAGCCCTCGTCAGCGCAGGTTCCGGCGACCCGGTTCTGGCGGAGCGCCTGCTGGCTGAGCTGGACGCGCACCACGGCGTTTCCGCCGACAGCGACGAGACTTCCGGGGCCGCCTCGCCGTTCGCGCCCTGGCAATGCTACATGGCCGGGCGCAGGGCATTCCAGACGGATCGCCCCGCAGCAGCCCAACACTGGAAGCGCCTTCAGGCGGCCATGCCCTGGAACGCGAACCTCACCCTGCTGCTCTGGGACACGCTCAACATCGCGCCGCACGCGCCCCTGCCGCAGGAGCGCACCGCCATCCTGGCCTACTCCTGGAACAAGGCGGAGCTTATCATCCAGACTCTTGAAAGCGTCTTCGCCTCGGACATCGGGGACAACCCGGTGTTTGTGCTGGACAACGGCTCCACCGACGAAACGCCCCAGGCCGTGCGCGCCGCCTGCGACCGCTTCGGCGCGGACCGTCTGCACGTGGTGACCCTGCCCGTGAACGTGGGCGCGCCCGCCGCGCGCAACTGGCTGCTCTCGCTGCCCGAGGTCCGGGCCTGCCGCTTCGCCGCCTTCCTGGACGACGACGTGCTCCTGCCGCGCGACTGGCTGGCAAAATTATTGAACGCAGCCCTGCGCCACCCCGAGTGCGGCACCGTGGGCTGCTCCATCCGCGACCACGAGCACCCGCACGCCCTGCAATCCGCAGACTACCACCTGCTGCACCGCCTGCCCGGCGAAGCTGGCCAGGAACCCGGCGACCGGCTGCGCGTCTTCAACAACTGCACCGGCACCCTGGATAGCGGCCTGTTCGCCTACGAGCGTCCATGTCTGTCGGTTTCCGGCTGCTGCCACCTGCTGGACGTGTCGCTGCTGGACTCGGTGGGCGTGTTCGACGTGCGCTTCACCCCCACCCAGTTCGACGACCTGGACCGCGACATCCGCTCGTTCCTGGCCGGACGCCCCTGTCTGTACGCCGGGCATCTGTCCATCGACCACGTGCAGCGTTCCAGCCTGCGACAGGCCTCGTCGCCCGCGCAGGTGGCCCACATCCTGGGCAACAAGATCAAGCTGGAAGCCAAGTATGACGACAGGCAGATCGACGACATGGTGAAGAAGAATTTGGAGATGGTCTGGCGGGATTTGCTTACGAAGCAGGCAGCGCTGGCGCAAGAATAG
- a CDS encoding L-threonylcarbamoyladenylate synthase, with product MVCDTVTGSPESQLDRAVLAIIGGGCIVYPTETFYALGASVGSAKALERVNAIKGRPRSKPLPVIIGDRSQLTQVMDPDAASWPGFESAMELMDLFWPGSLSIIVPARKDLPTPLLDARGCVSVRQTPHPQARELCLKTGTPLAATSANVSGDPAVSELSRLSPAVCMGSDYVLKGDPRPAGGLASTVVRPRGGREVYVYRLGAVPLEALERAGFLVVLES from the coding sequence ATGGTGTGTGATACGGTAACAGGTTCCCCGGAATCTCAGCTGGACCGCGCGGTTCTGGCCATCATCGGGGGCGGGTGCATCGTCTATCCCACGGAGACCTTCTACGCGCTGGGGGCCTCGGTGGGAAGCGCCAAGGCGCTGGAGCGGGTGAACGCCATCAAGGGCAGGCCGCGTTCCAAGCCGCTGCCGGTCATCATCGGCGACCGCAGCCAGCTGACCCAGGTGATGGACCCGGACGCCGCCTCCTGGCCAGGCTTCGAGAGCGCCATGGAGCTTATGGACCTTTTTTGGCCGGGGTCGCTCTCGATCATCGTTCCTGCCCGCAAGGACCTGCCAACGCCGCTGCTGGACGCTCGCGGGTGCGTGTCTGTTCGCCAGACGCCCCATCCCCAGGCTCGCGAACTCTGCCTGAAGACCGGCACCCCCCTGGCGGCCACCAGCGCCAACGTCAGCGGCGACCCGGCCGTGAGCGAGCTGTCGCGCCTGAGCCCCGCCGTGTGCATGGGGTCTGATTACGTGCTGAAGGGTGATCCGCGCCCGGCGGGGGGCCTGGCTTCCACGGTTGTCCGTCCGCGAGGCGGGCGCGAGGTGTACGTGTACCGCCTGGGGGCTGTGCCTTTGGAGGCGCTGGAGCGTGCGGGCTTCCTGGTGGTGCTGGAGTCGTAA
- a CDS encoding glycosyltransferase family 9 protein, producing the protein MKSIPTCPQTDKVILIHHGALGDFLTVWPCALALSRAFPDSDLCWAGAADRLQWLEPLGFSSCPAPMRKGLDRLHGADAWPQELEGSLTLWFVLDRVPEVPAGPCCRFLKALPTRESAAAEGQASRDSHPETSTRQGVDANFGRNIIGNCREPYHGVPLLGSPGKSLHVRDAYARGLASLGIPAVSGWLDEFRKLFAAHRHPGRQVLLFPGAGHPGKQWPLVQFFRLADMIRAKGLEPLFVLGPAELERGLLPEGQPHASPENLHALSGLMLSARAVVGADTGPMHLAGMLGVPGVSLFGPTDSGVWGPVDMQEINLGLDCSPCTAACVDLDCQEPRCMRDIPAERVMVDLEEVLAKRKNGFQDPGFLESRFWQKEEE; encoded by the coding sequence ATGAAATCTATACCCACATGCCCCCAAACTGACAAGGTGATTCTCATTCATCACGGAGCATTGGGGGACTTCCTAACCGTGTGGCCGTGCGCGCTGGCGCTCAGCCGGGCATTTCCGGACAGCGACCTCTGCTGGGCCGGTGCGGCAGACAGGCTTCAATGGCTTGAGCCGCTTGGATTTTCCTCCTGCCCCGCCCCCATGCGGAAAGGGCTGGACCGCCTGCACGGGGCAGACGCATGGCCGCAGGAACTCGAAGGCTCCCTGACGCTGTGGTTCGTGCTGGACCGCGTGCCGGAGGTCCCTGCAGGCCCTTGCTGCCGGTTCCTGAAGGCGCTTCCAACGCGGGAGTCAGCCGCTGCCGAGGGACAAGCCTCCCGCGATTCGCATCCGGAGACTTCCACGCGACAAGGCGTGGACGCCAACTTCGGCCGGAACATCATAGGAAATTGCCGTGAGCCGTATCATGGCGTCCCGCTCCTCGGGAGTCCCGGCAAGAGCTTGCACGTGCGCGACGCATACGCGCGTGGGCTCGCAAGCCTGGGCATACCGGCAGTTTCCGGCTGGCTGGACGAATTTCGAAAGCTCTTCGCGGCGCACAGGCACCCCGGCAGGCAGGTGCTGCTCTTTCCCGGAGCTGGGCATCCGGGCAAGCAGTGGCCCCTGGTTCAATTTTTTCGACTGGCCGACATGATCCGCGCCAAAGGCCTGGAGCCGCTGTTCGTGCTCGGCCCTGCGGAACTGGAGCGCGGCCTGCTTCCCGAGGGTCAGCCCCATGCATCGCCGGAGAATCTGCATGCCCTCTCAGGGCTCATGCTTTCGGCCAGGGCGGTTGTGGGCGCGGACACCGGTCCCATGCACCTGGCCGGGATGCTGGGCGTTCCCGGCGTGTCCCTGTTCGGACCGACGGACTCGGGCGTATGGGGGCCTGTGGACATGCAGGAAATAAACCTGGGTCTTGACTGCAGCCCGTGCACTGCCGCCTGCGTCGATCTGGATTGCCAGGAGCCGCGCTGCATGCGGGACATCCCGGCGGAGCGTGTGATGGTGGATCTGGAAGAGGTACTCGCCAAACGCAAAAACGGCTTTCAAGACCCTGGTTTTCTTGAAAGCCGTTTTTGGCAAAAGGAGGAAGAATGA
- a CDS encoding NUDIX domain-containing protein, translated as MDTQTPAICELCGRPLQTYRNPTPTVDIIIACPGRKVVLIERKNIPFGWALPGGFVDYGETVENAAVREALEETGLEVELTGLLGVYSDPKRDARKHTMSVVFTAQPLDASKLGAGDDALNAAIFSLDELPRPLVFDHEKIMADYARLFGRLNGESGTRP; from the coding sequence ATGGACACCCAGACCCCGGCGATTTGCGAACTCTGCGGGCGGCCTTTGCAAACATATAGAAATCCGACGCCCACGGTTGATATCATCATTGCTTGTCCTGGCCGCAAGGTAGTACTGATCGAGCGCAAGAACATCCCGTTCGGCTGGGCGCTCCCCGGCGGTTTCGTGGATTACGGCGAGACGGTGGAGAACGCGGCCGTGCGGGAAGCGCTGGAGGAAACAGGGCTGGAGGTGGAGCTCACCGGCCTTCTTGGAGTGTATTCCGACCCCAAGCGCGACGCCCGCAAACACACCATGAGCGTGGTTTTCACGGCCCAGCCCCTGGACGCCTCGAAGCTCGGCGCGGGCGACGACGCCCTGAACGCGGCGATTTTCTCCCTGGACGAACTGCCGCGCCCCCTTGTTTTCGATCATGAGAAAATTATGGCGGATTATGCTCGATTATTCGGGCGATTGAACGGTGAAAGCGGGACACGACCGTAA
- the glgA gene encoding glycogen synthase GlgA: MAFHHKIVFIASEIYPFSKTGGLGDVLGALPLTLRKMGADVAVITPFYGRLSTGEFKLRLITSRLPVGYPWAPITAEIYMADYHGLPVYFIQRGEYFDRRFYYNTHEGDYFDNCERFIFFCRACLEWARRMDMAPRLIHVHDWQAALVPAFMHFWRGIDPFWRDTKTMLTIHNLAFQGRFASRLFADSGLPAESWGMDGVEFWGDFNLLKAGIAYSDLVTTVSPTYAREILTTEFGCGLEGILSKRRASLRGILNGADYSVWDPGNDRYLPCTYSPDDLTGKANCKESLLAELDMDPRLGDRPILGFIGRLRRQKGIDLLIDILPQLMEMDLGVVVLGEGNLEFEAQLMELMETYPGKLAVRVGYTEDLAHRIQAASDVFLMPSRYEPCGLTQIYALRFGTPPVATNLGGLSDTIVAYPHPECNGFTFPEATADAFLQSIRQAVDVFDRPAEWELIRQRAMHTDYSWERSAAHYLEVYRELGIDV; the protein is encoded by the coding sequence ATGGCATTTCACCACAAGATAGTCTTCATAGCCTCGGAAATATATCCTTTCTCCAAGACCGGCGGTCTTGGAGACGTCCTGGGGGCGTTGCCGCTGACGCTTCGCAAGATGGGCGCGGACGTTGCCGTGATCACCCCGTTCTATGGAAGGCTGAGCACCGGGGAATTCAAGCTGCGCCTTATCACCTCGCGTCTTCCCGTGGGGTATCCGTGGGCTCCGATCACCGCCGAGATCTACATGGCCGACTACCATGGCCTGCCCGTGTACTTCATCCAGCGCGGCGAGTATTTCGACCGCCGCTTCTATTACAACACCCACGAAGGCGACTATTTCGACAACTGCGAGCGCTTCATCTTCTTCTGCCGCGCCTGCCTGGAATGGGCCAGGCGCATGGACATGGCCCCGCGACTGATCCACGTGCACGACTGGCAGGCCGCGCTTGTTCCGGCCTTCATGCACTTCTGGCGGGGCATCGATCCCTTCTGGCGCGACACCAAAACCATGCTCACCATCCACAACCTGGCCTTCCAGGGCCGGTTCGCTTCGCGCCTGTTCGCGGACAGCGGCCTGCCTGCGGAATCCTGGGGCATGGACGGCGTGGAATTCTGGGGTGACTTCAACCTGCTGAAGGCCGGCATCGCCTATTCCGACCTGGTCACCACGGTCAGCCCCACCTACGCGCGCGAAATTCTTACCACCGAGTTCGGCTGCGGCCTGGAGGGCATTCTCTCCAAGCGCCGGGCCAGCCTGCGCGGCATCCTGAACGGCGCGGACTACTCCGTGTGGGATCCCGGCAACGATCGCTACCTGCCCTGCACCTACTCGCCGGACGACCTGACCGGGAAGGCCAACTGCAAGGAGAGCCTGCTGGCCGAGCTCGACATGGACCCGCGCCTTGGCGACAGGCCGATCCTGGGCTTCATCGGGCGTCTGCGCAGGCAGAAGGGCATCGACCTTTTGATCGACATCCTGCCCCAGCTCATGGAGATGGACCTGGGAGTCGTGGTGCTGGGCGAGGGCAACCTGGAGTTCGAGGCCCAGCTCATGGAGCTCATGGAAACCTACCCCGGCAAGCTGGCCGTTCGGGTGGGCTACACCGAGGACCTGGCGCACCGCATCCAGGCCGCCTCGGACGTGTTCCTGATGCCGTCTCGCTACGAGCCTTGCGGCCTGACCCAGATCTACGCCCTGCGCTTCGGCACGCCGCCCGTGGCCACCAACCTGGGCGGGCTCTCGGACACCATCGTCGCCTACCCGCACCCCGAGTGCAACGGCTTCACCTTCCCCGAGGCCACTGCGGACGCCTTCCTGCAAAGCATCCGTCAGGCCGTGGACGTGTTCGACCGGCCCGCCGAGTGGGAGCTTATCAGGCAGCGGGCCATGCACACCGACTATTCCTGGGAGCGTTCTGCTGCCCATTATCTTGAAGTCTACAGGGAACTCGGCATCGACGTGTAA
- the glgB gene encoding 1,4-alpha-glucan branching protein GlgB, which produces MSTPITIPPFDLYLFGRGEHWDIYRILGAHPHQLDGAEGFRFAVWAPDADEVSVLGDWNGWHYGATPLHPVGVSGIWAGFVAGVARGQLYKFAVRGKDGHVHVKTDPYSFYAELRPGTASVAWGLGGHEWGDGDWMERRARSGLPLDKPVSIYELHPGSWRWKGPYYGDFLSYHDLADQLIPYLTDLGFTHIQLMPVAEHPLDESWGYQTGHYFAPTSRFGAPEDFKYFVDRCHQAGLSVLLDWVPGHFPKDSWALGRFDGTALYEHSDPRQGEHPDWGTFVFNYSRHEVRNFLLANALYWLEEFHIDGLRIDAVASMLYLDYSRKEGEWVPNVHGGNENLEAVSFLRDLNTVVHKRYPGAIMAAEESTSWAGVSRPVYAGGLGFTFKWNMGWMNDTLDYFAKDPVFRGYHQNTLTFSMLYAFHENFILPMSHDEVTHGKGALISKMPGDDWQKFANLRCFLSYMWGHPGKKLLFMGGEFAQWREWSSREPLDWALLEFPNHQGVVRAVRDLNRLLKAEPALHQMDNEWSGFEWIDLTDYQSSVISFLRKAKDGSQLMCVYNFTPVTRHHYALGSRHDGYWREVFNSDAPEYGGSGVGNGGGVQARPAEIGLWPYYVSLTLPPLGALYFKAE; this is translated from the coding sequence CTGAGCACCCCCATCACCATCCCCCCCTTCGATCTGTATCTCTTCGGACGGGGCGAACACTGGGACATCTACCGCATCCTCGGCGCGCACCCGCACCAGCTGGACGGCGCGGAGGGCTTCCGCTTCGCCGTCTGGGCTCCGGACGCAGATGAGGTGAGTGTGCTGGGAGACTGGAACGGCTGGCACTACGGCGCCACTCCCCTGCATCCCGTGGGCGTGTCCGGCATCTGGGCCGGTTTTGTTGCGGGCGTCGCGCGCGGGCAGCTCTACAAGTTCGCGGTGCGCGGCAAGGACGGCCACGTCCACGTGAAGACCGACCCCTACTCCTTTTACGCCGAGCTGCGCCCTGGCACGGCGTCCGTGGCCTGGGGCCTTGGCGGGCACGAGTGGGGCGACGGCGACTGGATGGAACGCCGGGCCAGGTCCGGCCTGCCCCTGGACAAGCCCGTCAGCATCTACGAGCTGCATCCCGGCTCCTGGCGCTGGAAGGGGCCGTACTACGGCGATTTTTTGTCCTACCATGATCTGGCCGACCAGCTGATCCCCTACCTCACGGACCTGGGCTTCACCCACATCCAACTGATGCCCGTGGCCGAGCACCCCCTGGACGAATCCTGGGGCTACCAGACCGGGCACTACTTCGCGCCCACCTCGCGCTTCGGCGCTCCCGAAGACTTCAAGTATTTCGTGGACCGCTGCCATCAGGCCGGTCTTTCCGTATTGCTGGACTGGGTCCCCGGCCACTTCCCCAAGGATTCCTGGGCGCTGGGCCGCTTCGACGGCACCGCCCTGTACGAGCACTCCGACCCGCGCCAGGGCGAGCACCCCGACTGGGGCACCTTCGTGTTCAACTACTCGCGCCACGAGGTGCGCAACTTCCTGCTGGCCAACGCCCTGTACTGGCTGGAGGAGTTCCACATCGACGGCCTGCGCATCGACGCCGTGGCCTCCATGCTCTACCTCGATTACTCCCGCAAGGAAGGCGAATGGGTGCCCAACGTCCACGGCGGCAACGAGAACCTGGAGGCCGTGTCCTTCCTGCGCGACCTGAACACCGTGGTGCACAAGCGCTATCCGGGTGCCATCATGGCCGCCGAGGAGTCCACCTCCTGGGCGGGGGTGTCGCGCCCCGTGTACGCCGGGGGCCTGGGCTTCACCTTCAAGTGGAACATGGGCTGGATGAACGACACCCTGGACTACTTCGCGAAAGATCCGGTGTTTCGCGGCTACCACCAGAACACCCTGACCTTCTCCATGCTCTACGCCTTCCACGAGAACTTCATCCTGCCCATGTCCCATGACGAGGTGACGCACGGGAAGGGCGCGCTGATCTCCAAGATGCCCGGCGACGACTGGCAGAAATTCGCCAACCTGCGCTGCTTCCTGAGCTACATGTGGGGCCATCCCGGCAAGAAGCTCCTGTTCATGGGCGGCGAGTTCGCCCAGTGGCGCGAGTGGTCCAGCCGCGAACCGCTGGACTGGGCGCTTCTGGAGTTTCCCAACCATCAGGGCGTGGTGCGCGCCGTGCGCGACCTGAACCGCCTGCTGAAGGCCGAACCGGCCCTGCATCAGATGGACAACGAGTGGAGCGGCTTCGAGTGGATCGACCTCACGGACTACCAGTCCTCGGTGATCAGCTTCCTGCGAAAGGCCAAGGACGGCTCGCAGCTCATGTGTGTGTACAACTTCACCCCTGTTACGCGGCACCACTACGCCCTGGGCAGCCGCCACGACGGCTACTGGCGCGAGGTGTTCAACTCCGACGCCCCGGAATACGGCGGCTCAGGCGTGGGCAACGGCGGCGGAGTGCAGGCGCGTCCGGCTGAGATCGGCCTGTGGCCCTATTACGTCTCCCTGACGCTCCCGCCTCTGGGCGCGCTGTATTTCAAGGCCGAATAA
- the pdxA gene encoding 4-hydroxythreonine-4-phosphate dehydrogenase PdxA, which produces MTRTLLLTLGDPNGLGPELMCRWLASKPHISERLVILGPESSLAAHAGRTGIGAPWTRIPHGALPEDAQPGLFLMEPDGLQDFTPRPGEFSASGGLAAGLTLSLACDLLLGENGQPGQAQAVMTCPLNKAGLHEAGFDFPGHTEFLAERAGVGPDGVCMHLCGPKLRVSLVTTHPPLRQVPELVTASKILHCLRLTSGYVRALGLSGPVAVCGLNPHAGESGRIGDEEVRVIVPAIEQARSEGLAVAGPFPADTVFRRAYDGEFPAVLAMYHDQGLGPLKLVHFGEAVNVTLGLPFVRTSVDHGTGYDLVGRDTADMGSFLAALELAHRLMPGG; this is translated from the coding sequence ATGACACGGACACTCCTCCTCACCCTTGGCGACCCCAACGGGCTCGGCCCGGAACTCATGTGCCGCTGGCTGGCTTCCAAGCCGCATATTTCCGAACGCCTGGTGATCCTCGGGCCGGAGTCCTCCCTGGCGGCTCATGCCGGGCGCACGGGCATCGGCGCGCCCTGGACCCGCATCCCTCACGGCGCGTTGCCTGAGGATGCTCAACCGGGGCTATTCCTGATGGAACCGGACGGGCTTCAGGACTTCACGCCCAGGCCGGGCGAATTTTCGGCGTCCGGCGGGCTGGCCGCCGGACTGACGCTGTCGCTGGCCTGCGACCTGTTGTTGGGCGAGAATGGCCAACCAGGGCAAGCCCAGGCCGTCATGACCTGCCCGCTGAACAAGGCCGGTCTCCATGAAGCCGGGTTCGACTTCCCGGGGCATACGGAATTCCTGGCGGAGCGGGCGGGCGTCGGCCCGGACGGCGTGTGCATGCATCTGTGCGGCCCGAAGCTGCGGGTGAGCCTCGTCACCACGCATCCGCCGTTGCGGCAGGTGCCGGAACTGGTCACGGCTTCCAAGATCCTGCATTGCCTGCGGCTGACCTCCGGGTACGTCAGGGCGCTGGGCCTGTCCGGCCCGGTGGCCGTGTGCGGCCTGAATCCCCACGCCGGGGAGTCCGGCAGGATCGGTGACGAGGAGGTGCGGGTGATCGTTCCGGCCATCGAGCAGGCCCGGTCCGAAGGGCTGGCCGTTGCCGGACCGTTCCCGGCGGACACGGTGTTCAGGCGGGCCTACGACGGCGAGTTCCCCGCCGTGCTGGCCATGTACCACGACCAGGGGCTCGGGCCTTTGAAGCTGGTGCACTTCGGCGAGGCCGTGAACGTGACGTTGGGGCTGCCCTTCGTGCGCACCAGCGTGGACCACGGCACGGGCTACGATCTGGTGGGCAGGGACACGGCGGACATGGGGAGCTTCCTGGCGGCCCTGGAGCTGGCGCACAGGTTGATGCCAGGGGGCTAG